One Dysosmobacter welbionis DNA segment encodes these proteins:
- a CDS encoding GNAT family N-acetyltransferase, with amino-acid sequence MAEREAPGAPAFRFAAPADSAALLKIYGEYLDTPITFECALPSEAEFAGRIAAVGREYPYLVCLEKGRIVGYAYAHRQAERAAYQWNAELSVYLDRSCTSRGLGRRLYGALIDILRLQGIRTVYGCVTVPNEKSEGLHQALGFRRLGTYRSTGYKCGAWRDVAWFEKPIAPYDQNPEPIRPVGDIPAEALAAILKRYEAEQP; translated from the coding sequence ATGGCTGAAAGAGAAGCCCCGGGAGCGCCGGCGTTCCGCTTTGCCGCGCCAGCAGACAGCGCCGCCCTGCTGAAGATCTACGGAGAATACCTGGACACTCCCATCACCTTTGAGTGTGCGCTGCCCTCAGAGGCGGAATTTGCCGGACGCATCGCCGCCGTCGGCCGGGAGTATCCCTATCTCGTATGCCTGGAGAAGGGGCGGATCGTGGGCTATGCCTACGCCCACCGCCAGGCGGAGCGGGCCGCCTATCAGTGGAATGCGGAGCTGTCCGTCTATCTGGACCGCTCATGCACCTCCCGGGGGCTGGGAAGGCGGCTGTACGGCGCCCTGATAGACATTCTGCGGCTGCAGGGCATCCGCACGGTCTACGGCTGCGTCACCGTGCCCAATGAAAAGAGTGAGGGGCTCCACCAAGCCCTGGGCTTCCGGCGGCTGGGCACCTACCGCAGCACTGGGTACAAGTGCGGCGCCTGGCGGGATGTGGCCTGGTTTGAAAAGCCCATCGCCCCCTACGATCAAAATCCGGAGCCGATCCGCCCCGTGGGAGACATCCCGGCTGAGGCTCTGGCCGCCATTTTAAAGCGTTATGAAGCGGAGCAGCCCTGA
- the htpG gene encoding molecular chaperone HtpG yields the protein MAKRQFKAESKRLLDLMVNSIYTHKEIFLREIISNASDACDKLCYQALTDDAVGMSRKDFKIEIKVDKEHRTLTVSDNGIGMDKEDLENNLGVIASSGSYKFKQEVGDDAKDTDVIGQFGVGFYSAFMVADHITVVTRKYGADAAWMWQSSGADGYTITECERDAVGTDIIMHIKADTDDEKYSEFLESWRLQELVRKYSDYIRFPIRMEVSKTRRKEGSPDDKPEYETYQEEETLNSMVPIWQRRKSSVKPEEYNKFYRDKFHDYADPQKVIAVSAEGAVTYKALLFIPGATPFDYYTKEYEKGLQLYSNGVLIMDKCADLLPEHFRFVRGVVDSPDLSLNISRELLQHDRQLKVIAANLEKKIKSELGKLLKDDREGYEKFWKNFGRQIKYGVVSEYGAHKDLLQDLLLFYSSTEKKPVTLAEYVSRMKEEQKFIYYAAGESLEKIDKLPQTEGLRESGTEILYFTEEVDEFCAQILHTFQDKEFRSVLDQEIEEGAEKKAEEAADAHKAVFDFVKETLGDQVKEVKASARLKSHPVCLTAGEGLSFEMEKYFQAVQPDSAIRAERILELNVEHPAFQALEAAVTADPEKAKKYATLLYDQALLIAGLPLEDPSGYTDLVCELMK from the coding sequence ATGGCAAAACGGCAATTCAAGGCGGAGTCCAAGCGGCTGCTGGACCTGATGGTCAACTCCATCTACACCCACAAGGAGATCTTTCTCCGGGAGATCATCTCCAATGCCAGCGACGCCTGTGACAAGCTGTGCTACCAGGCCCTGACGGATGACGCCGTGGGCATGAGCCGCAAGGACTTCAAGATCGAGATCAAGGTGGACAAGGAACACCGGACTCTGACCGTCTCCGACAACGGCATCGGCATGGACAAGGAGGACCTGGAGAACAACCTGGGCGTCATCGCCTCCTCCGGCTCCTACAAGTTCAAGCAGGAGGTGGGGGACGACGCCAAGGACACCGACGTGATCGGCCAGTTCGGCGTGGGCTTCTACTCCGCCTTTATGGTGGCGGACCACATCACCGTGGTGACGAGGAAGTACGGCGCCGACGCCGCCTGGATGTGGCAGTCCTCCGGCGCCGACGGCTACACCATCACCGAATGCGAGCGGGATGCCGTGGGCACGGACATCATCATGCACATCAAGGCGGACACCGATGATGAGAAGTACAGTGAGTTCCTGGAGTCCTGGCGGCTCCAAGAGCTGGTGCGGAAGTATTCCGACTACATCCGCTTCCCCATCCGAATGGAGGTCTCCAAGACCCGCCGGAAGGAGGGTAGCCCCGACGACAAGCCGGAGTACGAGACGTATCAGGAAGAGGAGACGCTGAACTCCATGGTGCCCATCTGGCAGCGGCGCAAGTCCAGCGTGAAGCCGGAGGAGTACAACAAGTTCTATCGGGACAAGTTCCACGACTACGCCGACCCCCAAAAGGTCATCGCCGTGTCCGCCGAGGGCGCCGTCACCTACAAGGCGCTGCTGTTCATCCCCGGTGCCACGCCCTTCGACTACTACACCAAGGAGTACGAGAAGGGACTGCAGCTGTACTCCAACGGCGTCCTCATCATGGACAAGTGCGCCGACCTGCTGCCGGAGCACTTCCGCTTCGTCCGGGGGGTGGTGGACTCTCCCGACCTGTCCCTGAACATCTCCCGGGAGCTGCTCCAGCACGACCGGCAGCTGAAGGTCATCGCGGCCAACCTGGAGAAGAAGATCAAGAGCGAGCTTGGTAAGCTGCTGAAGGACGACCGGGAGGGCTACGAGAAATTTTGGAAGAACTTTGGCCGGCAGATCAAATACGGCGTCGTCAGCGAATACGGCGCCCACAAGGACCTGCTGCAGGATCTGCTGCTGTTCTACTCCTCCACGGAAAAGAAGCCCGTCACCCTGGCGGAGTATGTCTCCCGGATGAAGGAGGAGCAGAAGTTCATCTACTACGCGGCCGGCGAGAGCTTGGAGAAGATCGACAAACTGCCCCAGACCGAGGGCCTGCGGGAGTCCGGCACGGAGATCCTCTACTTCACGGAGGAGGTGGACGAGTTCTGCGCCCAGATCCTTCACACCTTCCAGGACAAGGAGTTCCGCTCTGTCCTGGACCAGGAGATCGAGGAGGGTGCCGAGAAGAAGGCCGAGGAGGCCGCAGACGCCCACAAGGCCGTGTTCGACTTCGTCAAGGAGACCCTGGGAGATCAGGTGAAGGAGGTCAAGGCCAGCGCCCGGCTGAAGTCCCATCCCGTGTGCCTGACGGCAGGGGAGGGCCTGAGCTTTGAGATGGAGAAGTATTTCCAGGCGGTCCAGCCGGACAGCGCCATCCGCGCCGAGCGGATTCTGGAGCTGAATGTGGAGCACCCAGCTTTCCAGGCCCTGGAGGCCGCCGTGACAGCGGACCCGGAGAAGGCCAAAAAGTACGCCACGCTGCTGTACGACCAGGCTCTGCTGATCGCAGGTCTGCCCCTGGAGGATCCCTCCGGCTACACTGATCTGGTGTGCGAGCTGATGAAATAA
- a CDS encoding glycosyltransferase family 8 protein — MNILVTLDRNYLPPLRVMLGSLLRNDPGETFEIYAIGDGLLPEDWAALEELCAGRGRIHPLEVPADLFADAPVARYWTRAMYYRLLAAELLPRSLDRVLYLDPDILVINPVRALYDTDLEGDLMAAATHTGLLAGITDPVNRLRLENYEAEAYYNSGVLVMDLSAMRREVRPGDIFDYAREHADILLLPDQDVLNGLYGGQILGVDDSLWNYDARRFDRYLLLSQGERDMDWVMDHTAILHFCGKRKPWNHSYQGRFSALYKHYQRLVERR; from the coding sequence ATGAACATTCTGGTGACACTGGACCGCAACTATCTCCCGCCCCTGCGGGTGATGCTGGGCTCTCTGCTGCGGAATGATCCTGGCGAGACCTTTGAGATTTACGCCATCGGAGACGGCCTGCTGCCGGAGGACTGGGCGGCACTGGAGGAGCTCTGCGCCGGTCGGGGGCGCATCCACCCGTTGGAGGTGCCGGCGGACCTGTTCGCCGACGCGCCGGTGGCCCGGTACTGGACCCGGGCCATGTACTACCGGCTGCTGGCGGCGGAGCTGCTGCCGCGTTCTCTGGACCGGGTGCTGTATCTGGACCCGGACATTCTGGTAATCAATCCCGTCCGGGCCCTGTATGATACGGACCTGGAGGGAGACCTGATGGCCGCCGCCACCCACACCGGGCTGCTGGCGGGCATCACAGACCCGGTGAACCGGCTGCGGCTGGAGAACTATGAGGCGGAGGCCTACTACAACTCCGGCGTACTAGTGATGGATCTGTCCGCCATGCGGCGGGAGGTCCGGCCGGGTGACATCTTCGACTATGCCCGGGAGCACGCCGACATTCTGCTGCTGCCGGACCAGGACGTGCTCAACGGCCTGTACGGCGGACAGATCCTGGGGGTGGACGACAGCCTGTGGAACTACGACGCCCGGCGGTTTGACCGCTACCTGCTGCTGAGCCAAGGGGAGCGGGACATGGACTGGGTGATGGACCACACGGCCATCCTCCACTTCTGCGGCAAGCGCAAGCCCTGGAACCACAGCTATCAGGGCCGGTTTTCCGCCCTGTACAAGCACTACCAGCGGCTGGTGGAGCGGCGGTGA
- a CDS encoding DUF3810 domain-containing protein translates to MTFFKSHQKLHIWLLADLVLLAAFWIAREHRDWMNALERFVSAPIRRSLGSLCYRVSFSVMEVLYVLAAVLALAYVVWNITAVVRARGRRKRRAYSAVLGAVCAGLSVCAATCLLWGVCYYTDTFQDRSGIRAEEVSLPDLTAVTAWFAENLAQTADQVPRDEAGTFNASLNEIFAGSTDIYQGAEDLFPFLEFEDRAPKRMFFSRVMSAMNFTGVYFAFTGESNINVDAPACLIPSTIAHELSHQRGIASEQECNFLAVLASTTSGDPVYEYSGWLMGYIHLGNALYQADPAAWQAIRDSLPDTVLADLASNNAYWASFEGAAADASQKVYDTILKGYGQEDGIRSYGTVVDLLVAYYRDTARTNGSEGLTT, encoded by the coding sequence ATGACATTTTTCAAGTCCCACCAAAAACTGCACATCTGGCTGCTGGCGGACCTGGTCCTGCTGGCGGCCTTCTGGATCGCCCGGGAGCACCGGGACTGGATGAACGCCCTGGAGCGATTTGTATCCGCCCCGATCCGGAGATCTCTGGGCAGCCTGTGCTATCGGGTCTCCTTCTCTGTGATGGAGGTGCTGTATGTCCTGGCGGCCGTCCTCGCGCTGGCCTATGTGGTATGGAACATCACGGCGGTAGTCAGGGCCAGAGGGCGGCGGAAGCGCCGGGCTTACAGCGCGGTTCTGGGGGCGGTCTGCGCCGGGCTGAGCGTCTGCGCCGCTACCTGCCTGCTGTGGGGGGTGTGCTATTACACGGACACCTTCCAGGACCGGTCCGGCATCCGGGCGGAGGAGGTATCGCTCCCGGATCTGACGGCGGTGACCGCGTGGTTCGCGGAAAATCTGGCGCAGACAGCCGACCAGGTGCCCCGGGATGAGGCGGGGACGTTCAATGCGTCTCTGAACGAGATCTTTGCCGGGAGCACGGACATCTACCAGGGCGCGGAGGACCTGTTCCCCTTCCTGGAATTTGAGGACCGAGCGCCCAAGCGGATGTTCTTCTCCAGGGTCATGAGCGCCATGAACTTCACCGGCGTCTACTTTGCTTTCACCGGGGAGTCCAACATCAACGTGGACGCCCCCGCCTGCCTGATCCCCTCCACCATCGCCCACGAGCTGTCCCACCAGCGGGGCATCGCCTCGGAGCAGGAGTGCAACTTCCTGGCGGTGCTGGCCTCCACCACCAGCGGCGATCCGGTGTACGAATACTCCGGCTGGCTGATGGGGTACATCCACCTGGGCAACGCCCTGTACCAGGCGGATCCGGCGGCCTGGCAGGCCATCCGGGACAGCCTTCCGGACACGGTGCTGGCGGATCTGGCATCTAATAACGCCTACTGGGCATCCTTCGAGGGGGCTGCGGCGGATGCCAGCCAGAAGGTGTACGACACGATTTTGAAGGGCTACGGCCAAGAGGACGGCATCCGCTCCTACGGGACGGTGGTGGACCTGCTGGTGGCCTATTACCGGGACACGGCCCGGACCAACGGATCGGAGGGCTTGACCACATGA
- a CDS encoding ABC transporter ATP-binding protein, with translation MSEQELVLSVRHVTSGYRDRGLFRRGPYQEVLRDVTFDVRHGEILGLVGESGTGKSTLARTILGIVKPDQGQVIHYTKRPQMIFQDPYSALNPAYSVEWTLEEPLRVYGKYDAPERKRRVREMLDRVGLPEECLAAKPAELSGGQRQRVSIAAALIQRPRFLIADEPVSALDVTIQAQILDLLRTLRRELDLSYLFISHDLNVVYQLCDRVLVMKEGRIVEQGTVDDIFDHPKDDYTRQLLAAAE, from the coding sequence ATGAGCGAACAGGAGCTGGTGCTCTCCGTCCGGCACGTCACCAGCGGATACCGGGACCGCGGGCTCTTCCGCCGCGGCCCCTATCAGGAGGTCCTCCGCGACGTGACCTTTGATGTGCGCCATGGGGAAATCCTGGGTCTGGTGGGCGAGTCCGGCACCGGAAAATCCACCCTGGCCAGGACCATCCTGGGCATTGTGAAGCCCGACCAGGGGCAGGTGATTCACTACACCAAGCGGCCCCAGATGATCTTTCAGGACCCGTACAGCGCGCTGAACCCCGCCTATTCGGTGGAGTGGACCCTGGAGGAGCCGCTGCGGGTCTACGGCAAGTATGACGCCCCGGAGCGCAAGCGCCGGGTGCGGGAGATGCTGGACCGGGTGGGTCTGCCGGAGGAGTGTCTGGCGGCAAAACCGGCGGAACTCTCCGGCGGACAGCGGCAGCGGGTGTCCATTGCTGCAGCGCTGATCCAGCGGCCCCGGTTCCTCATTGCCGACGAGCCGGTGTCCGCCCTGGACGTGACCATCCAGGCCCAGATCCTGGACCTGCTGCGGACGCTGCGGCGGGAGCTGGATCTCAGCTATCTCTTTATCTCCCACGACCTGAATGTGGTGTACCAGCTCTGCGACCGGGTGCTGGTGATGAAAGAAGGCCGCATCGTGGAGCAGGGAACAGTGGATGACATCTTCGACCACCCGAAAGACGACTATACCCGCCAGCTGCTGGCGGCAGCGGAGTGA